The following nucleotide sequence is from Callithrix jacchus isolate 240 chromosome 12, calJac240_pri, whole genome shotgun sequence.
TATTGAAAGTATCTATGGACTGTCCCCCTCTTCTTAGTTCTCAGAACTGTTACTGCACTGCAATTCTCAAGTGTTATTTTCTAAGGGTAAAAAATTTCCACTGCTACCCACCTCCACTTGCAACAAACCGCTGACTTTAGCTTCTGTACAGACAGCTTGCCTTGCACACCCCTGTGCCCTCCAATTCTGTCCCCCTAGAATGGTAAATTCTGCCAGACAAGGATTGTGGTCCTGAGACTTGAGGACGGGCCCTAGTTAAGGACACACACCAAAACACACACTTAGGACAAACAAAACTAAGCTGCTGAGGGCCAGATCCCACATTCTACATCTACACAAATTTGTCAGGAAAACTCAATGTGATGTATGTGCCAGGGTAAATCCAGGAGACAACAGGTTTAATCAGGCAGGAATAAAACTTAGGGGAACTAGCCCTGGAGAGCGCTGGGAAATAAATTTCACTGGAGTAAAGCCCCCAGTAAGCAGCTACAAATGCCGCCTTATGTTTATGAATATGTCCTCCAAATGGGGCAAGGCCTTCCCTGCTAGATCTAAGACTGCTTTGGTGATTGCGAGAAACTATTACAGGACCTGGTCCCTTGGTTCAGCTTGCCCCTAACTCTAAAATCAAATAATAGCCCTGCATTTATAGCATAAGTTTCTCAGGGCCTGGCCAAAGCCCTGGGCACATCCTAAAAACTACACTGTGCCTATTGCCCAGAGTTCAGGGCaggttgaaaaaaataaactggaccataaaaatttttttttaaagttcatcctAAAAACCGgtttaaaaaaacaacacaaaacaaaaaaaaaaaacctgggtcAGCCTGCTTCCTTTTGTCCTCTTCCATGTCCAATGCACCCCCTACCCAAAAAAGGTTTCTCCCCCTGTAAAATCATGTTTGGCAAAACACCTCCCTTACTCCCCGAACCCGCGGACACAGTGCAGGCTAAAGTCCATAACCATGCACTCCTTAAGTCCTTAGGCATTCCAGTCAGTTCAATCCCAAGTGCATTAGCTCATCAGACAGTCAACCCACACCAGTAAACCTCGCAGACCAGCCAGCACATTCCTTCCAGCCTAAAAACTGTCTTTGTTAAATTCGGGTCTAACTCCCCGTTAAAAGGGACCCTACATGGTTATCCTAACCACTCCCACTGCGCTTAAGGTAAATGGACTGACGGCCTAGATTCATCACACCCACGTCAAGACTGCCCCACCAGAAAGTGTCAACCACTGATCACTAAATCAGCTAAAGCTAAAACTTAGGCTCTTTGCAATCACCTCCCTTACCTCCCTAACCCTGGCTGTAAGCCCCCATGGCAAACCGCCCTTAAAGCCCACCTACTATCAATTAATCCTTACCGTGGGCGCCACAGGAGAGTATGTTCCCTAATAAAACAGAAATCCACTCTTGTCAATATAACCCTTAAGTACACCCCCAAAAATCCCGGTTGTCTTCACCTTAAAACTCTGTGCCCTCCTGGGCCCATTCCTGACCCCAAACATAAATCCTAGGACAAAAAGTATAgcctgggtgtggcagtgcaagGGCAGAGCAATAACTTCAAACTTACAGATTATATCTGTGTCTGGGGTCCACCCCacacaaaaagtaaaactaaaaatttaagtTCCTTTGCCCTCACTGGGGTTATAAAACTTCTCTACCATATCAAAATACGTCAAAAACAAAATCCCAGTGCTCTGCCAGGTCCTGTAACCCAGTCAAAATAACTACCCCAAACAGTAAATGGACAACAGGGCAAACTTGGGGGTTCAGGGTGTATATGGATGGGTAAAATATAAGAGTCGGGTAAACTCCTAGCCAAAATGGTACTCCAAAATAGACAGGGGCTGAACTTACTGTTCCTAAAACAAAGTGGGCTCCGTGCAGCTCTCAATAAGCAATGTTGTTTTTAGACTAATAAATCTGGACTTATCTGAAACAGCCTTATCCTAATTAGGCAAATCTAAAAATCAAACACCTCCAAAAACTTCTAAAAGTTGGTATCAAAAACGTTCTTAGTCCCCCTGGCTTACCTCCCTACTCATTGGATTGGCAGAACCCCTAACCCTACACACTAAAAACTGTTTAGCCCTTGCCTTTTTAAATCGGCTATTCAACATAATCCAGACAAAAATCAATTTTGTTAATGGTCCTAAAATCCCAGTATGGGCCCTTAAGCCAGACTAACCAAACAGTCTTAATCAGGGAATCAATGTAATTCATGTACAAAACAACGGGGGAATAAGATAGGGGCTAAAAGAGAagccacctgggccctgggcagaggtGTAGTTCTCAGAACTGTTACTGTACTGCAATTCTCAAAAGTGTTATTCTCTAAGGGTAAATTTCCACTGCTATCCCCTCCCCTTGCAACAAACAGCTGACTTTAGCTTCTATACAGACAGCTTGCCTTGCCCCCACCCCTGTGCCCCCCGGAACAAAAATACGATTTTGCAGCTTAAATACCTTGCTCCCCCTAAGCTCGGGGCTACCGGTTGGAGAGGCGTGAGTCCTCTGTGGCTGCCAGCAATACAGACCCTGTAATTTGGCACACTTTTGTCTTAGTGTTAAGTTTCTGTGCTCTCTGGTACGACAGTATTTGGCTTTTGAACTGCATTAGGAGACAAGATACCACCACCCTCTATATCTGGAGGCACCTGAAAACTTGCAGAACATTTCATGACTGGATATTTTCTTAGTTTGTTTTGAAATCCAAAGTTGAACTAAACTGTTTCCCAGAGAAACTTCTTCACTCTCCCCCAATTCTGAGAGCTATGAATGCTCTTTTCAGTGTAGAGACTCTTCTCATTCAACATTTGACTCCCAGGGTATATTGACCAGACTATTCGACCTTCACCACCTAGCATTTACTGATCCCATTGACTCTTGAAACAACTAACTAGACCCTCTACTTGGGGAAATTCTCTGGCTTTCTGCCCACACTCTTAGGATTTAGGACTGATTCCGGGCTGTACGTCCACCAACCACATTGAGAATCTATCTCCAGATTTATCCCCTTCATATTTGTTAGATTTGACTCAATGATGCTTGCTCATACATACTGAATGAGAGTTTAAGCCAAACCTCTTTTTGACACAGATTGTATGGGCAACAACAAAGTCATTAAGGAAACTGGCAGAAACCGAAGACATAGTATGGCTTACAAGAAGAGTTCAAGGAAAAGGAACTATTGCTTCTCTGTGCCTGAGGCTCAAGAAAGGTAATGGATTAGGACTAGGagacaaaggagaaaaggagagaaaaatcctTTGGCAAAATGTtgacatgggttttttttttctgccactaACATGTTTTATTACCAGATTCCTTGCAACATGCATTTTTTGTTCAGCACTTCTCTAATACATGATATGCTGTGAAGGTTTTTTAATTTCTACCCTTCAGATACCAGGAGTGCAGAGAGCTGATTCCATTCCCTTTCCCTAGAACTCCCTGCTATCTCATGAGATATAATGAATGTTCTAGAATAAGGGGTTCCatggtcagaaaaaaaattaaggtaagaaaaggaaacactgggttaaacaaagcaaaattaaTCAGGTTTCTTTGCTGCAAGACTCTTAGGAACTTTATCATTCTAATATGTGCTAAGATTCAAAGAAAGTTTATGTTGCAAGCTCCTGTGACCAGAAACCATTTTGTAAGAGGAACATCTACTAATATCTTGATGTTCAGTTTGAAAGACACTTCCCTAAACATTCCCCCCAGGCGTATCATATCTGAAATGGAGGCTTTCAATAAATATCTGGTGAATGAGAGCCAAAGTTTTCAAAATGACCCAACAAAATCCTTTCCACAGTGTTTCTCTATCAGAATATACAAATAGGCTTCATGAAACTTTCTCAGGTCAACAAAATGTTTACAGGCAGTAAACAGACTACTTTGGTCCAAAATCTCGTGCCAACTCGTCAAAAAGGACAGGCATTTTCTAATATCAATTATACCCAACCCAACACTCCTGACATTTTCAGTTGGGTTGTTTTCATCTCGGGGAGGAGAAAATGTCAAACAGAAGGCATTTGAGAATGTACTAGTAAGAACCCAGCAGAAACCCCCCCTAGAAAATCTTAACCTGACAAGACAAATGTCATATAAAATAACCATAGACAAAAGCACAAGTCTGGAAGAGGCCAGTTAATCAAGGGAAAAACCACAGTACACTCAAGGTCTTTGGCCCTAAAAGTCTTACTTTTGGGACTTTCAAATTATTTGTTTGAGACGAATCCCTTTGAATAACTACCGAACCTTACCCAATTTTCTGAAGATAATTCTTTCGTGCTTTGTCGAGCTTTGTTGAAAAAATTGCAATTAAGCAACAAGCTTGATGCATTCTTCTAAAACTGCATCAACTGGTTGTCTAACTacattggttggttggtttggtttcCTGTCAATACAGCTTGAGTAACATGAACAGTCACTATTTTTCCCAGGTTTTTCTGTTACTGTTTCTTTATAGTTTGAAATTGTTTCTAGTCTGTTCTTTCCAATGGAAAAACAATACCCATTTAAGGTGCTCCCCTACTTCAGAAAACTTTGTTTTCCTCTGTGATTTTGTTTCACATGTTTGGAAGTTTATACCAAAAATAGCAGTTATACGCAACCTTGTTTTGTATTCTAACAGACATGCTGGGGAGACCAGAGTGATGATTGTCCTGCAGTGCCTTCAGGATAAAGTACAGATGGCTTTGTTCCAATGTGGAGGCCTGGATGTTGTCATCTCAATACTCCATCTGATAACAGGTCAGTTTTAGCCCTGACACTTGTATACTGTACCCAAGTATTCAAGAGACTTAGCCTGAAAGAGTCAGGAGAAAGAATAAGACCAGAAGCTAGGTTACAGAAACTGGGACACACAGGATTTGGGATAGCTAGGACTCTAGATATGAGTACATTTGTCATCACTGGACAGCAGGGTCACATATTTGGGAAAGTGGCAAAGCTGTCTTTCCTCTTTCTACTTCTTAGAATCTCTCCACCCTCATCCCATACTCTTTCCCCAGTTGCTCCCTGCACCCatgcctctgctcactgcaaattcaagtgattcttcaagGGAAACTTGCTTCCCatattcaagtgattgtcccacctcagcctcgtgagtagctggaactacagacatgcatcatcacatccagctattttttgtaatatttttagtagagacaggacttcatTATATTGGCAatgccagtctcaaactcctaacctcaagagatccaccctctttggcttcccaaagtgttggaattataggtgttagccaccgtgcctggcccttttaaCTTAacggtttttgttgtttttttttgttctgtctcTTCCTGAGATACTTGCTTTAGATGACTTTCAGCATTGTCTTTTCTAAGATGGGCATTTAAGGTTGTCTTTCGTTTTTTTTGACTTGGCTATATCTTGATGTATCATTTTCATGTttggttaaaatattttctgtgacttCCTTGACCCATAGGTTTTTAGAAACTAATTTCCCAAGTCTAATCATTTTTTTGctagttatttttgcttttttggctTCAAGCTCAATTTTACTCCCGTTTGAATACATAGTGTCAAATATTTGCCTTTttgaaatttgttaagactttCTTTAAAACTTATGTCTATTTTGACAAATCTCGTGTGCTTGGAAAAcaattttctctttagttttgtaGTAGACTATCCTATATAGATCAGTTTGTAATTAACATGTTCATATTGTCTCTATCCTTATTCATCTTTATCTGCTTATTACTGAGACTGAGTTAAAATCTCCAGCTGCAATttttaagtcttgctctgtcttctgtaacactgttacccaggcaggagtgcagggtGTAATCTtgggttactgcaacctccgcttcccaggtacaagcaattctcgtgccttcaCCTTtttgagtagctggcactacaagcacatgccaccatgcctagctaattctttatttttagtagagatggctatgttggccaggctagtctgaaactcctggcctcaagtgatctgccagcctcagcatcccaaagtgctgtgagtaCAGGCCCAAGtctccacacctggcctccaactGTGATGTTAAATTTGTcaagttttttttcatttattttttaatttaacctCTCCATCTTCTAACAAAATACCTATTTCTAGCAATGCTGTTGGCTTCAGGTTTAGTTTGTCTTACATTAGAATAGTTATATAGGCTCTCCTGTGGTTAGTGTTGCAGGATACagccttttctatatttttactctAGCCCTCTGTGCCTCACATTTTACAGCTTTTAAACTTTGTAAGGAgcatataattagattttttgtttGGTACACACTCtaataatttctgctttttaattggagtctttagtttctttatatttaatgtaattacggATACATTTGGGCTTAAATCTATCGTCTGATTttgtttatcaatttttattcctTGCCTTTTGAATTAAGCATTTTAAagatcatttttctattttctcccttAATGGTGGTTTTAGTGGTTATCTTAGACATTTCAAGATGCATTCGTAATGTATGAGTCTTCCTAACATGAGTTTTCACTGCTTCCTATGTAATCTGACAGCACAActcttttttttgcctttcctcgttgccttctatatatttttctgttgtattataacttttatttttaaaccacaaaCGATGTTGTAATTGTTCTTCTcagtttatttagattttctcttcctccctcataGTGATCTTCAGTCCTTCCTGCgctgttttgtttccatttaaggtattttctctttttctgcataAAGTGttcctttagtattttttttagcaCAAGTCTCCTGGAAAcaaattctcattttttgtttaaatctgtCTTTATGTTGCTTTCTTTTATGAGGATATTGTCACTATATATAGAATTCTAAATTGGCAGTTATCTCCTTCCAACTCTTCAAAGATACTAATCATCTTGTTGAATTCTGGCATTCAGCATTTCTGTTGAAAAGTCAACTGTCAATCTCATTGTTTTGAAGGAGGGTGTCTTTTTTCTGgccattttaaagatttttctttgtagtttgaTTTTTGTCAGTTCAAATACTTTTGTTTAGATGTAATTCTTCGTGTAATTCTGCTTGGGGTTTATAGCACTTCTTGCCTCTGTAAGCTTGATATCTCCCAACTTTTGGAAAAAATCCTGGCCAATATTCCTTTAGATGCGTTTtgtttccttctgtctctcttcctGAAACTCCAGTTACATGTACTAATACTTTTCACCGCCTATTACATATTTAcactcattttatatttccaatTTTGTTCTCTGTATAATTAGAAATGATTATTTTCTACTAACCTATATTTCAGTTTAGTGATCCATCTTTATTCCATGTTTAATCTGCTTAATATCTGATGTTGTATTTTTAAGTTGTAGAATTTCTGCACCATTTGGTCCTGCTTTTATTGGTTACTTTTCTCTTGGCTTTTGGACATTTGGTTCTATTTTTAGggatttctaatttttcattgaATGTAAAACATTGTACATGAACAACTTGTAGGGTCTTAATGTTTTGTGATTGTAAATTTCTCATAATAGTCACTTTGATAAGTGACTCAGCCTAAAGTGAAACTGTTGACCCCTCAAAGTGATAAACAGGCATGGTGGACTGAAATGATTGGGATGCCTGATCACAGCAGGTGGTATCCTAAGACCTGACAAAGTGAATCCAAAAGTCAGCTGATATCATGGCCATGGATACTCCCGTACAGGGTCATAAAAACTGCAAAGAAACTGGCAATGGCGAAGATGCCTGCAGAATCTCTGCCCATGACAACTCTGATAACCTCTTTTTCATAGGCAGCAGCCACTGTAAGCACTGCTGGGAAAGAGTGGCAACACTCTCTGCCACCTTGGGAAAGCCCGACCTACTCAGTTGATCAGTGTGCTGGTGTCCTGAGCTACTCACTGTGGTGGTTTTCCCCCTTTCAGTACTGCCTGTGGATATTGAATATACTTGTATGACTGTTGGTTGGGTGAAAGCCTCATAATAAGCCATGTATTAGAAGGCTTTTAATCAGTCAGTCATTGTGAAACCTCGTGGCCCACAGTTGGAGTTAGCACAGCAAAGCTGAGTTGAACCTGATCCAAGAGGTTTCTGGATGAAGTAACATTTCTCCCGGGAAGAC
It contains:
- the LOC128929302 gene encoding uncharacterized protein LOC128929302 isoform X2, giving the protein MGNNKVIKETGRNRRHSMAYKKSSRKRNYCFSVPEAQERHAGETRVMIVLQCLQDKVQMALFQCGGLDVVISILHLITVARKIHENAAEDVLIEGIFDGDHHSLGPGTEFQEYFSVCDE
- the LOC128929302 gene encoding uncharacterized protein LOC128929302 isoform X3; its protein translation is MGNNKVIKETGRNRRHSMAYKKSSRKRNYCFSVPEAQERHAGETRVMIVLQCLQDKVQMALFQCGGLDVVISILHLITGTIILLDQAQNFRSISQYVMNEEEDI